Proteins encoded together in one Urocitellus parryii isolate mUroPar1 chromosome 3, mUroPar1.hap1, whole genome shotgun sequence window:
- the Diras1 gene encoding GTP-binding protein Di-Ras1 isoform X1 — MPEQSNDYRVVVFGAGGVGKSSLVLRFVKGTFRDTYIPTIEDTYRQVISCDKSVCTLQITDTTGSHQFPAMQRLSISKGHAFILVFSVTSKQSLEELGPIYQLIVQIKGSVEDIPVMLVGNKCDETQREVDTREAQALAQQWKCAFMETSAKMNYNVKELFQELLTLETRRSMSLNIDGKRSRSPVHSRLWQADLWLQDKLDPGKPSPGQPPGAPHATTSPFPGQPGGGSQIPLRAPRGRAPSVGRAGVI; from the exons ATGCCCGAGCAAAGCAACGACTACCGCGTGGTGGTGTTTGGCGCGGGCGGTGTGGGCAAGAGCTCACTGGTGCTGCGCTTCGTGAAGGGCACGTTCCGCGACACGTACATCCCCACTATTGAGGACACCTACCGGCAGGTGATCAGCTGTGACAAGAGCGTCTGCACGCTGCAGATCACGGACACCACCGGCAGCCACCAGTTCCCGGCCATGCAGCGCCTGTCCATCTCCAAGGGCCACGCCTTCATCCTGGTCTTCTCGGTCACCAGCAAGCAGTCGCTGGAGGAGCTGGGGCCCATCTACCAGCTCATCGTGCAGATCAAGGGCAGCGTGGAGGACATCCCCGTCATGCTGGTGGGGAACAAGTGTGACGAGACGCAGCGGGAGGTGGACACCCGCgaggcccaggccctggcccagcAGTGGAAGTGCGCTTTCATGGAGACGTCCGCCAAGATGAACTACAACGTCAAGGAGCTCTTCCAGGAGCTGCTGACGCTGGAGACCCGCCGCAGCATGAGCCTGAACATCGACGGCAAGCGCTCCA GGTCACCTGTCCACTCTCGTCTGTGGCAAGCTGACTTGTGGCTGCAGGACAAACTGGACCCCGGCAAGCCATCGCCAGGGCAGCCACCCGGAGCTCCACACGCCACCACCTCACCGTTCCCGGGTCAGCCCGGTGGGGGGAGCCAGATCCCACTCAGGGCCCCACGAGGCCGCGCTCCCAGTGTTGGCCGGGCTGGGGTCATCTGA
- the Diras1 gene encoding GTP-binding protein Di-Ras1 isoform X2, which yields MPEQSNDYRVVVFGAGGVGKSSLVLRFVKGTFRDTYIPTIEDTYRQVISCDKSVCTLQITDTTGSHQFPAMQRLSISKGHAFILVFSVTSKQSLEELGPIYQLIVQIKGSVEDIPVMLVGNKCDETQREVDTREAQALAQQWKCAFMETSAKMNYNVKELFQELLTLETRRSMSLNIDGKRSSKQKRTDRIKGKCTLM from the coding sequence ATGCCCGAGCAAAGCAACGACTACCGCGTGGTGGTGTTTGGCGCGGGCGGTGTGGGCAAGAGCTCACTGGTGCTGCGCTTCGTGAAGGGCACGTTCCGCGACACGTACATCCCCACTATTGAGGACACCTACCGGCAGGTGATCAGCTGTGACAAGAGCGTCTGCACGCTGCAGATCACGGACACCACCGGCAGCCACCAGTTCCCGGCCATGCAGCGCCTGTCCATCTCCAAGGGCCACGCCTTCATCCTGGTCTTCTCGGTCACCAGCAAGCAGTCGCTGGAGGAGCTGGGGCCCATCTACCAGCTCATCGTGCAGATCAAGGGCAGCGTGGAGGACATCCCCGTCATGCTGGTGGGGAACAAGTGTGACGAGACGCAGCGGGAGGTGGACACCCGCgaggcccaggccctggcccagcAGTGGAAGTGCGCTTTCATGGAGACGTCCGCCAAGATGAACTACAACGTCAAGGAGCTCTTCCAGGAGCTGCTGACGCTGGAGACCCGCCGCAGCATGAGCCTGAACATCGACGGCAAGCGCTCCAGTAAGCAGAAGCGGACAGACCGCATCAAGGGCAAGTGCACCCTCATGTGa
- the Slc39a3 gene encoding zinc transporter ZIP3 isoform X2 has translation MSPGEARRSLRWLLREQLQRVLSLGHISTDYPLAETLLLLGFFLTVFLEQLVLTFRKEKPSFIDLETFNAGSDVGSDSEYESPFMGGARGHAHGAGLSVRELSRSGPLRLLSLAFALAAHSIFEGLALGLQEEGEKVVSLFVGVAVHETLVAVALGISMARSAMPLRDAAKLAVAVSIMIPLGISIGLGIESARGVPSSVASVLLQGLAGGTFLFVTFLEILARELEDRNDRLLKVLFLVLGYAVLAGMVFLKW, from the coding sequence CTGCAGAGGGTGCTGAGTCTCGGGCACATCAGCACTGACTACCCGCTGGCCGAGACCCTCCTGCTGCTGGGCTTCTTCCTGACCGTGTTCCTGGAGCAGCTGGTGTTGACCTTTCGCAAGGAGAAGCCGTCCTTCATCGACCTGGAGACCTTCAATGCGGGCTCCGACGTGGGCAGCGACTCCGAGTACGAGAGCCCCTTCATGGGGGGCGCGCGCGGCCACGCCCACGGCGCCGGCCTGAGCGTGCGTGAGCTGTCGCGCTCAGGGCCGCTGCGCCTGCTCAGCCTGGCCTTCGCCCTGGCCGCCCACTCCATCTTCGAGGGCCTGGCGCTCGGcctgcaggaggagggggagaaggtgGTGAGCCTGTTCGTGGGCGTGGCTGTCCACGAGACGCTGGTGGCAGTGGCCCTGGGCATCAGCATGGCCAGGAGTGCCATGCCCCTGAGGGACGCAGCCAAGCTGGCGGTGGCCGTGAGCATCATGATCCCCCTGGGCATCAGCATCGGCCTGGGCATCGAGAGCGCTCGGGGTGTGCCCAGCAGCGTGGCCTCAGTGCTGCTACAAGGCCTGGCAGGTGGCACCTTCCTGTTTGTCACCTTCTTGGAGATCCTGGCTAGGGAGCTGGAGGACAGGAATGACCGCCTGCTCAAGGTCCTCTTCCTGGTGCTGGGCTATGCCGTCCTGGCTGGGATGGTCTTCCTCAAGTGGTGA